Genomic window (Elusimicrobiota bacterium):
CAGGGCTGGGTCAAAAAGGAAGCCGGGCGCAGGCGCTTTAAGAGCGGCCAGCCCATGAAGGGCACGCGAGATCTGCGCGAGATGCTCGAGCGCGTCAAGGAGGTCCGGTGAGTCAAGAGCAATCCCAGGAAGTCGAGTTTCCGGTCGATTGCGGCCTTTATCCCCCGGAGGCCGTCCAGGCGGCCGCGTACCGGTTCACGGACAGGGCCTACGTCAGGATTTCCCGCCCAAAAAAGGGGGAGCTTCTGGTGAAAATCAAGGCCAAGGACGGGAGCCTCGGCGAGCGCGCGAAATTGTCGGACGAATTTTGGAACGAGCTCCTGCACCAGGCCCTGAGGCAGAAAATCTCGAGCCGCAACCGCAAGCTCCGG
Coding sequences:
- the hxsD gene encoding His-Xaa-Ser system protein HxsD — its product is MSQEQSQEVEFPVDCGLYPPEAVQAAAYRFTDRAYVRISRPKKGELLVKIKAKDGSLGERAKLSDEFWNELLHQALRQKISSRNRKLRELIVTKALISAREALAPERPEEPCAGLDQDLEREIEALVREIEKSEPGSDPLGVSVAWEQKYGAEPRP